CGGGCGCTTCTCGTTCCTGCTGATCGCGGCGCAGCTCGGCTCGGCGATCTGGTCCGCCTTGTTCTGGGCGCCGCTGCCGCTGGTGCTTAGCGCAGCCCGCGACGAGGGTGTGGACGATCCGGCGCGAACCATGCTGTCCGCCAATCTGTGCGGCGTGCTGCTCGCGGCCTTGCCGTTCGCGCTGGTCGCGCGCGCCGTTGGCGAGGGCTGGGATGCGGTTGCGCTGTTCGCCGCCTTCGCCGCGCTCGCGCTGCTGCGCGGGTTCGCGCGCGCGCTCGGCTATGCGCGCGCGCAGCAACGCCGCGTGAGCGGATCGGACCTGCTCTATAGCGTCGTGCTGCTGATCGGCACCGCGCTGCTGTTTGCTGGCGTCGTGCGCGGCACTGGCGGCGCTTTTGCGGTGTTCCTTGTCGCGACGGTGGCGGGGTTGCTCGCCTTCGGCCCCGCCGTTCTCGTCGAGCAGATCGCCGCGTTCAGCCCGGCGCATCTCGCCAACTATCGCAGCGTGTGGCGCGCGCATGGCCGCTGGTCGCTGCTCGGCGTGGTGACGTCCGAGGCGACCGTCAACGCGCATGCCTATCTCGTCACCGGCTTCCTCGGTGCGGGCGCGTTCGCGCCGCTGGCGGCGGCGGCGATTCTGATCCGGCCGATCACGGTCATCTTCAATGCTCTGACCGAGTTCGAGCGGTCCCGGATCGCGCGGGCGATCGGTGCGGACGATCTCGGCGAGGCGCGCCACGCGGTGCGGTTGTTCCGCGCGATCCTGCTGCTAAGCTGGCTTGGTACCGCCGTCGCCACCGCCGCTTTGTTGTGGTTCGATCCACGGCTGATCTATCCGCCGCAATATCACCGGCACATGCTCGCGATCGGCGCGGCGTTGTGGATGACGACAGCGCTGTTCCGGGTGGTGCGGATTCCCGATGGCACTTTGCTTCAGGCCGGCGGCGCGTTCCGGCCGCTCGCGCTGGCGAGCCTGTGGTCGGCGTTCGTCTCGGTCGCGGCGGTCGCGGCGCTGCTGCTGATCGCGCCGCCTTTGTGGTCGATTCTCGGCGTTGCACTCGGCGATGCGGTGTGCGCGGCGCTGATCCTGCGCGCGGCGCGGCTGTGGTATGGGCGCGCCGCCTCGCCCACGCTATCACCCACGCCATGAAAATCGCGATCGGCATCAAGGCGCTCAACGAGGCGACCAAGATCGAGGCGGCGCTGCGCAGCGCGCTCGCCGCTGTCGAACCTTATGGCGGCACGGTGCTGCTTGCCGACAGCGGTTCGAGCGACGCGACCGTCGAGATCGCGCGCAGGCTGCCGGTCGTGGTCGTCCAGCTCGCCAATCGCGACGAACGATCGTGCGGCGCCGGCGCGCAACTCGCCTTCCAGCATCTCGATGCCGACTATTTCTGCCTGATCGATGGCGACATGACGCTGGTGCCGGGCTTTATCGAGGCGAGCCTCGCGTATCTCGACGCGAATCCCGATGTCGCGGGCGTCGGTGGGCAAGTGATCGAGCGCAATCTCGAGGCCGAGGAGTTCCAGATCCGCGCTGCCGCGATGGCACGCGAGGCGCATCGCCGCGCCGGCCCGGTCGATCGGCTCGATGGCGGCGGGGTGTATCGGATGCGCGCGATTCGCGAGGTCGGCTATTTCTCCGATCGCAACCTCCATTCGTTCGAGGAGTTCGATCTCGCCGCGCGGCTGACCAGCCGTGGCTGGACGCTGGTGCGGATCGACGTGCCGGCGGTCGAGCATCGCGGCCATTCGGGCAACGGCTATCGGCTGCTGCTGTACCGGCTCACCTCGGGGCAGATGGGCGGCGCGGGCGAGGTGCTGCGCGCGAGCATCGGCAAGCCGCATTTCGGGCTGGTCGTGCGACGGCTCGGGCATGTCCGCAAGGCGGTGGTGATCGCAGGCTGGTGGCTGTCGCTGGTGCTTGCGCTGTGGCGCGCGCCGGTGGTTGCGGCGGCGCTGGTGATCGTGCCGGTCGCGTGGCTTGGGTGGCGGCGCGGATCGCTCGCGCTCGGGCTGTATTCGTTCGCGATGTGGAACGCGCTTGCAGTCGGGCTGATCGGCGGGCTGTTCCGGCGGCGCGTGCCGCCGACGCGGCCGCTCGCCTCGGTCGCGTTCACGCGGTTGCCGCCGGCTCCATAGCATCGATCGCGGCGGCGAGCGTCGCGACGCAGGCCGCCCAGCTATAATCCTCGCGAACGCGCGCGCCCATCGCGGCGCCGCGATGGCGCAGATCGTCGAGACGGTTGGCTTCGAGCCAGGCTTCCGCGTCGGCGACGGCTGTGTCCGGGGCGACGAGATGGCCGTCATAGGCCGAGGTCATCGCGCGCACGCCAGCCATGTCGATCGCGATCGGGAGCGTGCCGGCGGCCATCGCTTCGAGCACGATCAGCGGGAAACTGTCGAGCCGCGACAGGTGGACGAGGATGTCGGCGTCCCCCAGCGCGGCGATCAATGCCGGGCCATCGAGCCAGTCGGACAAAGCGATGTGGGGCTTGAGGCCGTTCGCTTCGATGCGGGCGTAAAGCTCCTGCATCAACGCTTCGTCACCGCGTCCGATGATCCGCGCGGTGAAGGGCACCCCGGCGCGGTCCAGCGCGGCGCACAGATCGACGATCGCGAGACTGCCTTTGCCCTCTGAGAGCCGGCCGGCGTGGATCAGCCGCAGCGCGGGCTCGGTGGGTAGCGCGGCGGGGGGCGTGAAACTCTCCGGCGGCAGGAAGGTGCGGATCGTCGAACGCGGCACATGCGCGGGCAGGTCGATCTCGGCGTCCTGCCCGTCGAACAGCAGGGCGATCCGGTCGGCGCGCGCGGCCAGCGTGCGGGACAGCCAGCGCAGTACGGCGATGCGTTGCAAGCGGCTGTTCGCGCCGAGATGCAGCGTCACCAGCACGCGGATGCCGAGCGCCTTGGCGAGCAGCACGAACAGCAGATCGGGCAGATTGGCGGCGTTGAGCCACAGCACGTCGATCGGCACGCGGTTGGCGCGGCGGAACGCGTTCAGCGCGCGCAGGAAGCGCGGCAGGCGCGCGGGATTGAGATGGCCGCTATGGGCTTGCAACCAGAGGACATCGCACGCCTGCCAATGCGTCCGCACCGCCTCGAGCGCGCGGGCGCAGAAGATTTCGACGCCGCCGGGGTCGCGCGTCGAGCCCCCGACGATGCACAGGCGTTTTGCGGGTGTCACGGGTGTCTGGTCACGATGGGGCGAGACCGGGGACGCAGCGCGCGAGGACCATGCTCGTCCAATAGGGGGTTCACCGGGGTTGCTCAAGCGCGGCCGAGCAGCCGGTTGAGCTCGCGTTTGGGGCGCAGCATCAGCCCCTCGGCGGAGACGGTCATGCGCTTGACGTCGACCAGAGTCGCCGGTCCCGCCGCCGAGAGCGTGTGCAGCCCGGCGCCGAACGGCGCGGCGGCGAGCGGAGCGGTGAAGCGGGTGCCAGCGCGCGCGGCGAAGCGAGTCTCGTCGAGCGTCTCGATCTCCAGCAGCGTGACCGCGCCGCCATAGGTGCGCGAACAGTCCTGCACCGGCAGCAGGATTCGCCCGTCGGCGGTGACGATGGGCGTGCCGCCGGGGCGCGAACTCGCGCGGCCGGTCCGCACCGGATTGGCGGGATGCGGGGTCCACGGCCCGGCGAGCCGATCGGCGAAGGCGATGTTGAGCGCGCTCATTCCGTCCTGTCCATGTGCGGTCGACGTGTAGAACAGCCACCAGCGGCCTTTGTGCCACAGCGGCGTCGCATCGACGGGCGCGGGATCGACGGTGATGGTGAGCGCCGGCTCCCAGCGATCGGGGAAGGCGACCGCACGGTAGAGGGTGAGGCGGCCCGACTGGTTCGCCTCTGGCATCAGCCAGGTTTCGCCCTCGGCATCGAACACGACCGGATAGGACAGATGCCACGGCTCGCGCAGCACCGGGCGCTGCTCGACGAAGCGATATGCCGCGTCGAATACCAATACATCGATCGTGCCGACCGGGTGGCGATAGTCGAACGTCTCGACGAACACGTACAGCAGCCCGCCGCGCCAATAGCCGAACGGATCGGCCTGAAAGCGCAGGCTTTCGAGACCCGGCGCCCAGTGCAGCGGCAGGCCTTCGAGCGTGCCGCGCGCGACGATCTCGGCCAGCGGCAGTGGTATGATCAGCGGGTGCCAGATGTCCTTTGCGAGGCGCATGACCGTCTTCCCGGCTATCGCGCCTGTGCGGCGAGGACGTGGCGCGCGCCGGCGGCGCTGACATGATTCTCGTCGCGGAAGAACAGCGTCTTGCCGATGCCGGTCCCGCAGTGCAGCCCGGTGCAGAGCCGCTGGAGCGCGTCGACATATTCGGCGCCGGTCTGCGCGGCGAGCGTGCGCAGGATCGTGTTCGCCTCAGGGATTTCGCGGCGCGTGGTGAGATCGGCCTCGCAATGCTGGGAATCGTCGCCGCGCCAGGCGGCGCGCGCCATGCATTTGGGCGCGGATACGGCGAATTCGGGCGTCGGGCCGATCAGCGTCACCATTTTGCCGGCGTGGCGAAGCCGAACGATCATGCCGCGCACCGAGACGATGAAGGCGTGGCGGCTGGTCGCGCTGTCGATCGGCTCGCCGGGGTGAAGCTGGAGATAGCCGTTGGTGGTGCCACCGCCGCCGGGGCCGAGGAACTTGCCCCAGCGCCCCGAGATATAGACGTGGCCGATCGCCGGATCGGCGACGATGCCGGCAAGAATCGCGTTGTTGAACGCCGCGCACGCATCATTGCGATCGCCGACCTG
This genomic stretch from Sphingomonas panacis harbors:
- a CDS encoding glycosyltransferase; the protein is MKIAIGIKALNEATKIEAALRSALAAVEPYGGTVLLADSGSSDATVEIARRLPVVVVQLANRDERSCGAGAQLAFQHLDADYFCLIDGDMTLVPGFIEASLAYLDANPDVAGVGGQVIERNLEAEEFQIRAAAMAREAHRRAGPVDRLDGGGVYRMRAIREVGYFSDRNLHSFEEFDLAARLTSRGWTLVRIDVPAVEHRGHSGNGYRLLLYRLTSGQMGGAGEVLRASIGKPHFGLVVRRLGHVRKAVVIAGWWLSLVLALWRAPVVAAALVIVPVAWLGWRRGSLALGLYSFAMWNALAVGLIGGLFRRRVPPTRPLASVAFTRLPPAP
- a CDS encoding glycosyltransferase family 4 protein; this encodes MTPAKRLCIVGGSTRDPGGVEIFCARALEAVRTHWQACDVLWLQAHSGHLNPARLPRFLRALNAFRRANRVPIDVLWLNAANLPDLLFVLLAKALGIRVLVTLHLGANSRLQRIAVLRWLSRTLAARADRIALLFDGQDAEIDLPAHVPRSTIRTFLPPESFTPPAALPTEPALRLIHAGRLSEGKGSLAIVDLCAALDRAGVPFTARIIGRGDEALMQELYARIEANGLKPHIALSDWLDGPALIAALGDADILVHLSRLDSFPLIVLEAMAAGTLPIAIDMAGVRAMTSAYDGHLVAPDTAVADAEAWLEANRLDDLRHRGAAMGARVREDYSWAACVATLAAAIDAMEPAATA
- a CDS encoding glucosamine inositolphosphorylceramide transferase family protein; the encoded protein is MRLAKDIWHPLIIPLPLAEIVARGTLEGLPLHWAPGLESLRFQADPFGYWRGGLLYVFVETFDYRHPVGTIDVLVFDAAYRFVEQRPVLREPWHLSYPVVFDAEGETWLMPEANQSGRLTLYRAVAFPDRWEPALTITVDPAPVDATPLWHKGRWWLFYTSTAHGQDGMSALNIAFADRLAGPWTPHPANPVRTGRASSRPGGTPIVTADGRILLPVQDCSRTYGGAVTLLEIETLDETRFAARAGTRFTAPLAAAPFGAGLHTLSAAGPATLVDVKRMTVSAEGLMLRPKRELNRLLGRA